A single genomic interval of Prunus dulcis chromosome 5, ALMONDv2, whole genome shotgun sequence harbors:
- the LOC117629073 gene encoding uncharacterized protein LOC117629073: MATYTSLVLRPLELKLPRGNPLMAANFKTATIAAKTRVNMRPLNPIPPFIGLSSTRRTAVSVSKSSPSSTLTDDGNCNGNPCLDLFLNFRDAEKAGAGRNHLEELLSLAWSHNPLTALKLIYKILWDYSFGPGEEDTFRTVTFWLHNNHPKTLARNVAPIARFFLYFLQFCFLLSPLLDLEGERQSKLIGDITLIEYQRAHDIEGQDVSQQHQQNAAVVERYEHDPEYRFLHEFISDIFVECLKSDIEKLKKKNLKQPNDDQDNWWKITSAADSCLSLGNNFSDSALLLQSIARKVFPRESYPEYQGVEEAEYADSVRDRLTKEVLLPMDKLDEAYKYDDSTYDTYLEKLKARQKYWENLKVDKSKIEADALLPHQILSYVNHWNFAQVAELQWKAMVEGIKKQGKLNGKKILNNCLALCDVASMLHSDMQNLDVSVGLTLLMSELNEEPWKGKVIDFSESPQLHLIKGDELKHRYDFLTRRMACESSWELKVNFQKVFDLILEEAVNVNLKPEQMIKKVFVFTRSSYFNYSWTKSEDKDSDNSWKTMYEGIHRKFKENGYDNAVPQIVNWIISDYEPRKWMVPSTKPGVTILHNYSDDLLKLFLDNGREIMPELSMEAAISGEEYQKLVVVD, translated from the coding sequence TGATGGCTGCCAATTTCAAGACAGCCACAATCGCTGCCAAGACAAGAGTTAATATGAGACCCCTAAATCCAATTCCACCATTTATAGGCTTGAGTAGTACTAGAAGAACTGCGGTCTCCGTCTCCAAATCCTCTCCCTCCTCCACTCTCACTGATGATGGTAATTGCAATGGTAACCCCTGCCTTGACCTCTTCCTCAACTTCAGAGATGCGGAGAAGGCCGGCGCCGGCCGTAATCATCTGGAGGAGCTGCTGTCGCTGGCCTGGTCCCACAACCCCCTAACTGCACTCAAGCTCATCTACAAGATACTTTGGGATTACTCCTTTGGACCAGGTGAGGAGGATACGTTCCGCACCGTGACGTTTTGGCTACACAATAACCACCCAAAGACCCTAGCGCGCAACGTCGCGCCTATTGCACggtttttcttgtatttccttcaattttgcTTTTTACTGAGCCCGCTTCTGGATCTAGAAGGCGAACGCCAATCTAAATTAATTGGAGACATCACGCTGATTGAGTATCAAAGGGCGCATGACATAGAAGGCCAAGACGTGAGCCAGCAGCACCAGCAAAATGCGGCTGTCGTCGAGAGGTACGAGCATGACCCGGAGTATCGCTTCTTGCACGAGTTTATTTCGGATATTTTTGTGGAGTGCTTGAAGTCTGACattgaaaaactgaagaagaaaaacttgaagCAACCTAATGATGATCAAGACAACTGGTGGAAGATAACCTCGGCTGCCGACAGTTGCCTTTCCTTGGGCAACAACTTTAGCGACTCCGCTCTGCTGCTCCAAAGCATAGCGAGAAAGGTTTTCCCGCGAGAATCATACCCAGAATACCAAGGTGTTGAGGAGGCCGAGTATGCAGACTCTGTCCGAGACCGGCTGACAAAGGAGGTATTGCTGCCTATGGACAAGTTGGACGAGGCCTACAAATATGATGATAGTACATATGATACATATTTGGAGAAGTTGAAAGCCCGCCAGAAGTATTGGGAGAACTTGAAAGTCGACAAGTCCAAAATTGAAGCGGATGCTTTGCTTCCGCATCAAATATTAAGCTATGTGAATCATTGGAATTTCGCGCAAGTGGCTGAGCTTCAGTGGAAGGCCATGGTGGAGGGTATAAAAAAGCAAGGCAAATTAAACGGCAAGAAGATACTCAACAACTGCTTGGCTTTATGCGACGTCGCCTCCATGCTACACAGCGATATGCAAAACCTGGACGTGTCTGTGGGTTTGACACTTTTGATGTCTGAACTGAATGAAGAGCCGTGGAAAGGAAAGGTTATCGATTTCAGTGAGTCACCTCAGCTACATCTGATAAAAGGCGATGAACTTAAGCACAGGTACGATTTTTTGACTAGGAGGATGGCCTGCGAGAGCAGCTGGGAGCTTAAGGTTAATTTTCAGAAGGTGTTCGATTTGATTCTGGAAGAGGCTGTGAATGTGAATTTGAAGCCAGAGCAGATGATCAAGAAGGTGTTTGTCTTCACCCGAAGCTCATACTTTAATTATAGTTGGACCAAGTCTGAAGATAAGGATTCAGATAATAGTTGGAAGACTATGTATGAGGGAATACATAGAAAGTTTAAGGAGAATGGGTATGATAATGCGGTGCCACAGATTGTCAATTGGATAATCTCGGACTACGAGCCAAGGAAGTGGATGGTGCCTTCTACAAAACCAGGGGTGACCATACTGCATAATTACTCCGACGATTTGCTGAAGTTGTTCTTGGATAATGGACGGGAAATTATGCCGGAGCTTAGCATGGAAGCAGCCATCTCAGGGGAAGAGTATCAGAAGCTGGTTGTAGTGGACTGA